Below is a genomic region from Hippea sp. KM1.
ATGAAGCCCAAGGATGCAAAGTCGATAATACCACCCTCATAGTTTGTGAACATATCGGGCATTGGGATGATGGCGTTTGGTGAAATAGCAACACCGAAGTCCTGTCCAACTAAAGCAACACCACCAACAGGACCAGGCTCAACAGTTAGGGCCAAGAAGTCGCTGTATCCAAACTCGCCTGCCAGCCAGGATACGAAAACAGGTATTCCAATACCCAAGTTTCCAAAGAGCGGTTTCTTAAGCTGAGCAACAAGCCTCATTGTCTCTATCAAGACCCTACCGGCTGCGATTCTGTCTCTTATCTTGTCAGGTGTTGGCAAGAGGCTTTCAAGCTCTTTAGTTTTCTGTGCCTTAACCGTTCCTGCCAGTCTTGGGTCAACAACATAGCTTCCGGATACCCTGTGGTATTTGTCTGCATCTGGAGAAACAACAACATAATCTATTAATGGTGCAGGAACGACAACATCCCTTGTGGGTATTGTGTCTTTTCTTGCAACATACTTAACCTGAACGATTGTCTTTCCTGGGTTGGGCTGGGCCTTTGCAGCCTGTGCCATGTTAAGAACCGTGCCATAGAAGCCCTCTTCCTCCATGGATACATTACCGTCTGTATCTGCCGTTGTTCCCCTGATGAGCGTTACATCTGGTGTTGGAGCTGTATAGAGCAACCACTCCTCACCGTTTATCTCCATCAACTCGACCTTGCAGGTCTTCTTCTCTTTTGCTATCTCGTTGGATGCACCACCGTCGATCCTTGGGTCTAAGAATGTGCCAAGACCAACCTTTGTAATCAAGCCGGGCCTACCGCTTGCGATCTCCCTGAACCAGTAGGATGTTGTTCCGATAGCGTAGGAGTAAACCTCTATCCTGTTTTCAAGTGTCATCTTCATCAATGCTGGAGACCAGCCGATGAATGGCATCAAAACGCCTCTAATGAAGTTCTGGTTCTTATCCTCATAAAGCTCTGCAAATACCTTATCCAAGCCCCTATCTGGAACTGCTGGCAATGTGTCGGAGATGATGAACAGGTTGTTTGGATGGCCAGTTTCTTTGTACATCTCATAAAGCTCTAATATTAGATACTCTGGGGATGTGGTTAGGTTAAATCCTGAAATGGCCACCACATCGCCGTCTTTAATTACGCTCAACGCTTCCCTTGCGTCCACTACCTTATTTCTCATACACAACCTCCTAAAAAGATATTCTTACATGGCTAAAATATATAAAATTATTTCTAAAAAGTCAATCTCTAAATTAGGATTCTTTAAAAAAAGTTTATTAACTATTTTAATAAGTAAAACTTTATTTATTAAAACTGCAACTAAAAAGGCCTGTTGCAAAGCCATTTTTTCAAAAATTCTTATCTGCAAAAATGAAACCGATAGATTTTCTTAATTAACTACAGATAAAGTTCAATCTTTTTAATTTTAATGCTGCAAATTGATTTAGTGTTGCAAATATTTGAATTTAATTAACCAATATTATAAAATTAAGTAAACTAAATAGGGGGTATTTTATGTAAAAAATATTATATCTAAAGGAAAAAAGTTATAAGAAAAGCCCGAAAAATTTAGTTAATTAATTAAAAAATTTCTTGACATTTAAGATTTGCTATATTAAAATGCAACTGACAATAAGAAATTATAGAAGAAGGAGGTGAGAGGGGTGATAGCTTATCCAAAGTCCTTTAGAGAACGCTGGGAAAAGCCCTCCAAAGCCGAGCCTCAAGAGAGACCCACCTCAAGGGAGAGTCTGGAAGTCTGGAAGGCTTTGACCAGCGAGGTATGGGAATTGGCCATGTCCAATTACTATTTTGAGACCTGGATGTGGCAGTTCAAGAAGGTGCCTGCCGCCATTACCCGCTTGAACAAGCTTGTCGGCCAGCTTCATGAGAGAAAGACCGCTGAGATTATGGAGAATGAGTTAAGGATCAAGCTTGATTACATCAAAAACGCCAAGGAGATGTTGGAATTTGCAGAGAATAAGATCGAAGACACATTGAGGACACTCTGGGCAAAGAAGAGGGAGCTTGAGTAAATGTCGGGCGATTTCAGTGTATTACCGGGTCGCATTATTGGCGGTGGAGAATTCATAACATTCGAAGAGATAATAGAGAAGGTCAAGGGTTTAGGTAAGATTACAAAGACGGGAGGTTCAAGTTTTAGGCTTGTGCCGCACAATGAAAGCGGCAGAGACATCCTGGATTTTGACGATATGTATCCTACGGTTTACTTTAACAAGGATTACTCAGTCGATTTTTACATTACCGGTTTAAAGTATGAAAAGGTTGTGGAATTTATAGAGAAGCTCTCCGATGTTTTGGGTGTGCCGATTGAGTATGCGGATCTGGGTAATGAAGAACCGGATCCGGAGGAGGAACTCAAAAAATTAGAAAAATTTTTAGAAGAATTTGGAGGGGGCTATGGCAGAGGAAAAAAGCAAGATAATGTCAGTTCAGGAAATCGTTAAGAGGTTCATCAAACCCAAGAGGGCCTGGTGCGTTGGCGGATTTGGATACACAAGAACAAATGTCTCCATCCCAAGGGAGGTTATCAGGCAGAACATTCCTGATCTCTATGTTCAGACAAACGCAGGTGCTACACCTATCATGATGATGGGTGGTGCAGGTCAGCTTGCCTGGGTTGAGATGACATACTTAGGCCTTGAGACGATTCAGCCTGTTTCCTATGAGGTCAGAAAGGGGCTTGAAGATGGTCAGATCGAGGCCGTTATGGATCACACCAATTACTCCTGGGCTTTGAGGACTATCGCAGGAAAATACGGTATGCAGTTCGTCTCTGGAATGACAGAGCTTGGTTCTGATCTTTTGGAGTATGACACCTTTGAGGAGGCAGGTCTGAGGGGTAAGGACGATAACGGTTTGTGGATCCATCCGGATATTCCTCCAAAGAGACACGCAATCATTCAGGATCCATTTGATGCATGGGGTTTGAGGCCTCACCAGTATGACCCCAACAATAAATACTCCCCCGGCGACGAGCCTGACAGCACAATGAATAAGACCGCCGCCGAGGAAGACGGAATATACTACGAAGCACTGCGCAAGAGGGTCAATAAGTATACACAACAGAAGGGCCCAATTGCAATACTTTATCCTCCCGCCATTCCATATGTAACCACCACACATGTCCAGAGGGTTGGAGAGAAAGGAACAGCAAGGATTGAGGGATTGCTCGTTCCCGATGTTGAGCAGTCCATCTCTGCAAAGTATCTGGTGGTTTCTGCTGAGAAGATCGTTCCTGAGGAAGAGTTGAGACTAAGACCTTCTGAGAACCACATACCATTTACACATGTTGATGCTATCCTTGAGGCTCCATGGGGATGCTATCCAACCGGTTCAACATATTACTATGACTATGACTGGATGTGGTGGATGTTCTATATCAAAGCCAATAGGGCTGCAGGCACAAACGACGGTAAGAAGGCATTGGCCGAATACTGGCACAACATAGTCGGTAAGGATGAGTGGGACTTCTTGCAGAATAAGGTCGGAACGGATTACTTCAAGTTTGGAAACATCGAGGCCAAATACGAGTGCCCAAGCGGTGCAACCGGTTTTGCAAGGCTGTATGAGTTAAGGGCAGATGCAAAATACGGTTATAAACCAGATCTTTACAGACCTATTGGAAAGTAAATAAGGGAGGTAAAAATGGCTGTAAAAGTTCCTGTTAAAATACCAACGGTTGACGAAGTTATAGAATTGGTCAAGGGGTTTTCTTCAGGCATTAGCGATGCAGAATACGAGGCATATTGCAAGGAATACGACCTGCCTCCGGATGAGTTTACGACAATAGAGCTTTTGGCAATAGCCGGCTCCACGATGATTCCATACGGAGCCTCCATGTTTGTCGGAACGGGTCTGCCCGTTCTTACGATGGCTGAGGCTCAGCATACAGTAAACCCCGCTGCTATCACCGTTATGGAGGCTGGAATGCTCGATCCGAAATTTGAGCATGTTCCAATCTCCGTTGCAGACATCAGGGGAACATACATGTCCTCAACAGCCCTCTCTATGGCTGATGCCTTTGGAACATACGAGCAGAGGGGTTATGTTACAGGCGGTGTTTTAGGCGGTGCGGAGTATGACGAGTATGGAAATATCAACTCCACGGCCATCTGGGATAAGGAAAAGGTCGGAAGGGATGGTTATTGGCCTTCCATTATAAAGAAGGGTGAAAGAAGCCAGGCTGAAAGGCTTGATGATGTTAAGTTAGGTCCACCCGTTAGGTTTACGGGTTCTGGTGGTGCTAACCCGATCGGTCAGCAGTCAGACTTTACATTGGCCATCATGGTTCAGGAGAAGAGAAGATTCCCACCGCATGTGTGCTATCTGACAACGATGGCAGCAGCGAGGGGTCCTGAGGGTGAGACGAGATGGGATTACGGTGCACCAAGGGGCGGTAAGGGAATTATGGCCTCCGATGTGTGCGTCATGGAGAACTATCCTGAGGATGGAACATACGATATGAGGTTAAGGAGTGTCCATCCAGGCGTTAGCTTGAAGGATGTTATAGACAACACAGGTTGGGAGTTGAAGGATAGAAGCGGCAAGGTCTTAAAGCCGACCGACGATATACCAGAGACACCAACACCATCCATTGAGCAGCTTAAGGTTTTGAGGATGATCGTTGATCCGACGAGGATCTATCTCAGCAGGAAGACCTTAAGAGAGATAGAGTATGAGAAAGAGCACGGCAAGCCCTGGAGGGTTAAGATTAAGACCTGATAAAGGAGTGATGGGGGAGGGGTTGCCCTCCCTTTTATGATTTTTAGGAGGGAGCGTATGAGGTGTAAATTTTGTGGAAGAGAGATGAGGAGGGTCGTAACCCCGTTTAGGAGGCCTGTAAAGGGAGAGATGATAACGGTTAAGGATATAGAGGTTTACAGATGCCCAGAATGCGGGGCTGTATTTGTTCCAAAGGAGACGGTCAAGCATATAGGCAGAAAGACCGGTGAGAAGTTGCTCAAGGTTGCAAAGGAAAGAGGCAGGATAAGGGATGAGAAGGAGCATTTAAGGGAGATGAGGGAGAAGACAGCGAAGGATATTGAGGATGCCATAAGAAGGGGTGAGATTAAAAAGAGGGAAGATGCCCCTATGAAGGTGTTTACCTAAAACATACCCTTAAACTGTTTTAATGAATCCTTAAGCGAAGTTAATTGGTTTCTTATAGTGTCTATCTCATTCATCGGTAATGAGAGTGTGAAAGCGTCTTCTTTTTCGAAAAGACCACCCATTATTTCCCCCCATCCGTTTATTATGGCCGAATGGCCGGCCAGCTCCCATTTTCCGCTTATTCCAACACCGTTTGATGTTAGGAGGAAAAACTGATTCTCTATAGCCCTTGCCTGTGTCAATGTTTGCCAGTGGTTTAGCCTGCTTTTGGGCCAGATAGCCGGATGAAGGTGGATGTAAGCACCGTTAAAGGCCGATTTTCTGAAAAACTCCGGGAATCTCAACTCATAACATATGCTAACACCTATCGTTATACCGTCTAAGTTGAATGTGTTTTTCTGCTTAAAGCTTCCACTTGTGAAGTATTTGTCTTCCCCGGTTAGGCCAAACAACATGGTCTTTTTGTATTCAAAGATCACCTGGCCGTCTTTTATCGCATAGAATATGTTGTAAACCTTATCGTCGTTGGGGTTGTCTACTATGTATGTTCCGCATATGCAGGTGTTAGCAGATAGCTTTTTGACCTCTTCTATTATCTCTGGCGTTGTTTTTGATAGCTCCTTTAGCTTTTTGAAAGCAAAGCCCGTTGTCCATACCTCGGGCAAGAGGATTAGCTCTGCCTTTTGCTGTTTTGCCTTTTTTATAAGCGACAGGCCCCTGTCTGTATTGGATTTGACATTGCCCGCTTCTACCATCATCTGAATTATACCAACCCTCATTTTCTCACCCCACATTTATATAGTTCAACCTCTCCTTCCATTTGAATCTTAGCATACCCAAAAGCCCCTCGTTTAGGGGGTAATGCTTTTCAAGCAACATCTCTATGTCGTTTTTGACGGCCTGTATAAGCTTTGTATCTGTCAGTATGTTTGTGTATTTTAGGTCTCTGCCGTGCTGCCTTGTTCCCAATATTTCACCTGATCCCCTCAGTTGAAAGTCCAGCTGGGCAAGCTCAAACCCATCGTTTGTCTTCAACAGGGCCTCTATGCGTTTCTTTGCCGTATCGCTTAGGTTGTTATCTGTTATCAGGATGGCATAGGCATCAAGAGAGCTTCTGCCGACCCTGCCCCTTAATTGATGGAGTTGTGCAAGACCGAACCTCTCTGCATTTTCTATGATTATGACCGTGGCAAGGGGTGAGTCTATACCCACCTCTATGACAGTTGTGCTAACCAGGCAGTCTATTTTTCCTTGTCTGAATTCCTTTATGATTGCATCCTTTCTGTCGGGTTTTATTTTTCCGTGCAATAGCTCAACCCTGAAATCCCTAAAGATGCCATCTCTTAGTTCTTCATATAGCCTTATGGCCGCTTTGTAATCCTCAAAGTGTTCGGATTCATCGATCAGCGGGACAATTACATAGACCTGGTGTTTTTTGTTTAGCTCATCAAGGGCTATCCTGTATGCCTCATCCCTTCTGTCTTTATAAAAGTGGAGGGTTTTTAGGTTTCCCCTGTTTTTGGGTTTTTCTTTGATCGTTGATAGGCTTGTTTTTGAGTATAAGACCATAGAGAGGCTTCTTGGTATCGGTGTTGCGCTCATTAGAAGCACATGGGGGAATTTGCCTTTTGATGATAGGCTCTTCCTCTGCTCAACGCCAAACCTGTGCTGCTCATCTATGACAATAAAGCCCAAATTCTTAAACTCCACCTGCTCCTCTATTAATGCGTGTGTTCCGATGATGCAGTCTATCTGGCCGTCTTTTATTTCCTTGTATATAGCCTCTTTCTGTTTTGTTGAGCTTATAAGCAGCGATGTTTTTATATTGAAGTGTTTAAAGAGATTTTCTGCCTGCAAAAAGAACTGAACCGCTAAGGGCTGGGTGGGCGCCATGATGGCCACCTGATAGTTGGCCTTTAGTGCGGCGAGTGCACATATCAGGGCAACAACGGTTTTGCCGCAACCCACATCGCCCTGCAGAAGCCTCAGCATGGGTCTTGAGCGGGCCATGTCTTTGAGTATCTCATCTATAGCCTGGATCTGGCCGTTTGTTAGCTCAAAGGGCAGGTGTTTTTTAACCTCATCCAAGAAGCCTGCCTCTGTTTCTATTGATGGTGCTGTCTTTTGGGCTAAGTGTTTCTCCTGCAGTTTCAGGCCCAAAAGCAGAAAGAACATCTCCTCGTATTTCTGTCTCTTTTGAATCTGCTCATTTACTCCATCTGACTTTAAATGCTCGAAGAACTCATCCAATAATGGCAGGCTGTTTTTGGATATGACGGAATAGGGCAGATAATCAAAGGGTCTTTTTGGCAGCATTAGCATGGCTTTCTCTTTGGCCTTTTCTATAGTGGAGTTCTTTAGCCCCATGCTCGGGTATATAATTTTCTTCTGTGGCTTGAATTCTTCCAATTTTGTTAGCTTTGGGTGGTTGAGTTGTAATAAAAATCCATCCCTGTTTGCCTTGCCCAAACAGACCACCTCATCGCCAAGTTTTATTGAGGATAGCATCCTTTTTATATACGGCGTTAGCCTGAACCAGTTGCACCTTATGTGAATTCCTTTTGCATTCAGCACAATACTTAAGACCCTCAAGCCCCTATTTTTTGATAGAACAGTGCCATTTATTGCGCAATATTCGCCGTTTTTTACGGATTTTGGGTCTTTTAATGAATAGTCCTCAACCCGCAGGGGCTCAAGGCTCAATATATCCATTACGGTTGTTATACCTCTGCGGGTTAGTTTTTCTTGTGCGGATTTGGATAGCTTTAGCTTTGAGATGTCATTTACAAGGGCATCTGCGGTTTTTTTGAACTTTAAGAGGCTGTTTTCCTTTTTTATTATGCGTTTTGCAGTCTCAAAGTCCTTATTAAAAAGAGCCTTGAATAACTCGCTTTCTAACCTATCGAGTGTTTTTAGAAGGGTCTGCCTTTCCATTACTCATAAAATACGGCAAAATCCTCCACTTTATCGCGTGGCATTCTAACCTTGTTTATAGGGGCACTGGGATCGGGATAGCCAAGCGATATGCCATACACTATCATCTTGTTTTGTGGAATACCTAAAACCTCTCTGATGATGTCTGGATACATGGCTATTGATGTTTTAGGACAGCTTGCAAGACCAAACTCCAAAGCGGCAAGCATTATGCTTTGTGCAAACATGCCCAAATCCAAAAATACCGCCTCGCCTATTCCCCTTTCTGTCATAACTATTAACTCAACGGGTGCATCGAAAAACTTAAAATTCTGCAGGATATGCTCAAGGAGCTTGTCTTTGTCCTTCTTTGGGTCGATCTTTTTTGCGTCAAATACAATGGCGTTGCATGTGTTGAATCTCTCTTTGAGTTTTTCCGGGAGTTGTTTGGTGTAATGCTCATAGTCGTATTTGCGCGGCTCTCTATTTTTTACAGCCTCCATTAGCCTTTCTGCAAGCTCCTGCTTCTTTTTACCCATCACAACGGCAACCTCCCAGGGCTGTATATTATGCCCTGAGGGTGAAAACCGTGCTATGTCCAAAATCTTATAAACGGTTTCTTTGCCTACGGGTTTGTCTAAATAGGCCCTTGTTGAGAATCGCCACTTAATAGCCTCACTAACATTCATAGCCTACCTCCTTTTAGGTATTTGTTTAGGAGTTTATCCATCCTGATTTTAACATCTTCGCTCATTTGTATATCGTCAGGCCATTCCCTTGCAAAGCCCTCGCTCTTCCACTTCTTTGTTGCATCTATACCCATCTTTGAGCCAAAAAACGGCAAATCCGATGCATGCTCCAACACATCCAACGGCCCTTTTGTGAATATGATGTCCCTTTTGGGGTCTATGTTGTTGCCCAGGCGCCAGATCACCTCCGATATATCCTGAACATCCACATGTTTATCGAAGATTACAATTATCTTGGTTAGGCTCATCATGCCCAATCCCCACAGGGCGTTTATGACCTTGAAGGCGTGTCCTGGGAACTGTTTGTCGATGGAGACGAATGCAAAGTTGTGAAATATACCCTCAACGGGCAGGTTTATATCGACAATCTCCGGCAGTATCTTCTTAATTATCGGCAGGAATAACCTTTCTGTGGCTTTGCCCAAAAAGCAATCCTCCATGGGGGGTTTGCCCACGATGGTTGCAGGGTATATGGGGTTTTTTCTCATTGTTATCCGTTCTATGTGGAATACGGGATAGTAATCGGCTAAGGAGTAATACCCTGTGTGGTCGCCAAATGGACCTTCTATATGCAAAGGCTCATTGGGATCGACATAACCCTCAAGTATGATTTCTGCCTCTGCAGGCACCAGTATATCCGAAAGCGTGGCCCTGGTTAGCTTTACCGGCTTCCTTCGCAAGAAACCTGCAAACAGCATCTCGTCTATATCCTCAGGCAGCGGCGCTGTTGCTGTGTATATGGTTATGGGGTCTGCACCTATTGCAACACAGACCGGCATCTTCTGGTTTTTCTCTTTATACCACCTATAGTGGTGGGCTCCGTCTTTGTGTATGTGCCAGTGCATGCCCGTTGTGTTTTTGTCGAACACCTGCATCCTGTACATGCCGCAGTTTTGCTTGCCCGTCTTGGGGTTTTTTGTAAACACAAGCGGCAGTGTGATAAAACGCCCACCATCCAGCGGCCATGTCTTTAGTATGGGCAGCTTGGTTAGGTCTGGCTTGTCTATGATTACCTCTTGCGATGGGGCTTTGGATACGATTTGTGGTATAAACTTGCTGAACTCCTTAAGCTTTACTATGTTTCTTAGCTTATCCCAGAAATTGTAAGGCACCTCAGCGTTTACAAGCTCCTCAACCCTCTTGCCAAGCTCATCCAAGCTTTCAACATTTAAGGCAAACTCGGTTCTTTCTTTTGTGCCAAACAGGTTCATGGCAACCGGTATTTTGCTGCCTTTGGGGTTTTCAAACAGAACCGCTGGCCCCCCACTTTTTATAAGCCTGTCGGCTATGTATCCCATCTCATAGATTGGGTCGACCTCATCCTTTATAACCAACAGCTCTTTTCTTTTTTTGAGCGCCTCTATGTAGTTGCCCAAGCTTTCAAAAACC
It encodes:
- a CDS encoding acyl CoA:acetate/3-ketoacid CoA transferase, whose translation is MRNKVVDAREALSVIKDGDVVAISGFNLTTSPEYLILELYEMYKETGHPNNLFIISDTLPAVPDRGLDKVFAELYEDKNQNFIRGVLMPFIGWSPALMKMTLENRIEVYSYAIGTTSYWFREIASGRPGLITKVGLGTFLDPRIDGGASNEIAKEKKTCKVELMEINGEEWLLYTAPTPDVTLIRGTTADTDGNVSMEEEGFYGTVLNMAQAAKAQPNPGKTIVQVKYVARKDTIPTRDVVVPAPLIDYVVVSPDADKYHRVSGSYVVDPRLAGTVKAQKTKELESLLPTPDKIRDRIAAGRVLIETMRLVAQLKKPLFGNLGIGIPVFVSWLAGEFGYSDFLALTVEPGPVGGVALVGQDFGVAISPNAIIPMPDMFTNYEGGIIDFASLGFMEIDPKGNVNPSYSPVRVSGPGGFPVISAGSPRTFFAGGFTAGKGIDIDADNGKLIINSDGNILKFNQEIVKIVFSGPQAVKSGKRILYVTERAVFELTENGLRLKEVAPGVDIEKDILAKMNFKPEVPENVETMPEVLFYKDLGVLKEYIDSILKEGGII
- a CDS encoding CoA-transferase is translated as MAEEKSKIMSVQEIVKRFIKPKRAWCVGGFGYTRTNVSIPREVIRQNIPDLYVQTNAGATPIMMMGGAGQLAWVEMTYLGLETIQPVSYEVRKGLEDGQIEAVMDHTNYSWALRTIAGKYGMQFVSGMTELGSDLLEYDTFEEAGLRGKDDNGLWIHPDIPPKRHAIIQDPFDAWGLRPHQYDPNNKYSPGDEPDSTMNKTAAEEDGIYYEALRKRVNKYTQQKGPIAILYPPAIPYVTTTHVQRVGEKGTARIEGLLVPDVEQSISAKYLVVSAEKIVPEEELRLRPSENHIPFTHVDAILEAPWGCYPTGSTYYYDYDWMWWMFYIKANRAAGTNDGKKALAEYWHNIVGKDEWDFLQNKVGTDYFKFGNIEAKYECPSGATGFARLYELRADAKYGYKPDLYRPIGK
- a CDS encoding CoA-transferase subunit beta — protein: MAVKVPVKIPTVDEVIELVKGFSSGISDAEYEAYCKEYDLPPDEFTTIELLAIAGSTMIPYGASMFVGTGLPVLTMAEAQHTVNPAAITVMEAGMLDPKFEHVPISVADIRGTYMSSTALSMADAFGTYEQRGYVTGGVLGGAEYDEYGNINSTAIWDKEKVGRDGYWPSIIKKGERSQAERLDDVKLGPPVRFTGSGGANPIGQQSDFTLAIMVQEKRRFPPHVCYLTTMAAARGPEGETRWDYGAPRGGKGIMASDVCVMENYPEDGTYDMRLRSVHPGVSLKDVIDNTGWELKDRSGKVLKPTDDIPETPTPSIEQLKVLRMIVDPTRIYLSRKTLREIEYEKEHGKPWRVKIKT
- a CDS encoding YgiT-type zinc finger protein; amino-acid sequence: MRCKFCGREMRRVVTPFRRPVKGEMITVKDIEVYRCPECGAVFVPKETVKHIGRKTGEKLLKVAKERGRIRDEKEHLREMREKTAKDIEDAIRRGEIKKREDAPMKVFT
- a CDS encoding nitrilase-related carbon-nitrogen hydrolase; translated protein: MRVGIIQMMVEAGNVKSNTDRGLSLIKKAKQQKAELILLPEVWTTGFAFKKLKELSKTTPEIIEEVKKLSANTCICGTYIVDNPNDDKVYNIFYAIKDGQVIFEYKKTMLFGLTGEDKYFTSGSFKQKNTFNLDGITIGVSICYELRFPEFFRKSAFNGAYIHLHPAIWPKSRLNHWQTLTQARAIENQFFLLTSNGVGISGKWELAGHSAIINGWGEIMGGLFEKEDAFTLSLPMNEIDTIRNQLTSLKDSLKQFKGMF
- a CDS encoding ATP-dependent DNA helicase RecG gives rise to the protein MERQTLLKTLDRLESELFKALFNKDFETAKRIIKKENSLLKFKKTADALVNDISKLKLSKSAQEKLTRRGITTVMDILSLEPLRVEDYSLKDPKSVKNGEYCAINGTVLSKNRGLRVLSIVLNAKGIHIRCNWFRLTPYIKRMLSSIKLGDEVVCLGKANRDGFLLQLNHPKLTKLEEFKPQKKIIYPSMGLKNSTIEKAKEKAMLMLPKRPFDYLPYSVISKNSLPLLDEFFEHLKSDGVNEQIQKRQKYEEMFFLLLGLKLQEKHLAQKTAPSIETEAGFLDEVKKHLPFELTNGQIQAIDEILKDMARSRPMLRLLQGDVGCGKTVVALICALAALKANYQVAIMAPTQPLAVQFFLQAENLFKHFNIKTSLLISSTKQKEAIYKEIKDGQIDCIIGTHALIEEQVEFKNLGFIVIDEQHRFGVEQRKSLSSKGKFPHVLLMSATPIPRSLSMVLYSKTSLSTIKEKPKNRGNLKTLHFYKDRRDEAYRIALDELNKKHQVYVIVPLIDESEHFEDYKAAIRLYEELRDGIFRDFRVELLHGKIKPDRKDAIIKEFRQGKIDCLVSTTVIEVGIDSPLATVIIIENAERFGLAQLHQLRGRVGRSSLDAYAILITDNNLSDTAKKRIEALLKTNDGFELAQLDFQLRGSGEILGTRQHGRDLKYTNILTDTKLIQAVKNDIEMLLEKHYPLNEGLLGMLRFKWKERLNYINVG
- a CDS encoding nitroreductase, producing the protein MNVSEAIKWRFSTRAYLDKPVGKETVYKILDIARFSPSGHNIQPWEVAVVMGKKKQELAERLMEAVKNREPRKYDYEHYTKQLPEKLKERFNTCNAIVFDAKKIDPKKDKDKLLEHILQNFKFFDAPVELIVMTERGIGEAVFLDLGMFAQSIMLAALEFGLASCPKTSIAMYPDIIREVLGIPQNKMIVYGISLGYPDPSAPINKVRMPRDKVEDFAVFYE
- a CDS encoding menaquinone biosynthesis decarboxylase, whose translation is MVFESLGNYIEALKKRKELLVIKDEVDPIYEMGYIADRLIKSGGPAVLFENPKGSKIPVAMNLFGTKERTEFALNVESLDELGKRVEELVNAEVPYNFWDKLRNIVKLKEFSKFIPQIVSKAPSQEVIIDKPDLTKLPILKTWPLDGGRFITLPLVFTKNPKTGKQNCGMYRMQVFDKNTTGMHWHIHKDGAHHYRWYKEKNQKMPVCVAIGADPITIYTATAPLPEDIDEMLFAGFLRRKPVKLTRATLSDILVPAEAEIILEGYVDPNEPLHIEGPFGDHTGYYSLADYYPVFHIERITMRKNPIYPATIVGKPPMEDCFLGKATERLFLPIIKKILPEIVDINLPVEGIFHNFAFVSIDKQFPGHAFKVINALWGLGMMSLTKIIVIFDKHVDVQDISEVIWRLGNNIDPKRDIIFTKGPLDVLEHASDLPFFGSKMGIDATKKWKSEGFAREWPDDIQMSEDVKIRMDKLLNKYLKGGRL